Proteins co-encoded in one Daphnia carinata strain CSIRO-1 chromosome 3, CSIRO_AGI_Dcar_HiC_V3, whole genome shotgun sequence genomic window:
- the LOC130693290 gene encoding protein cueball-like yields the protein MRIEVFSTFLIFEAVVSLKHNDLIIAVGDTLELLSDGKTFETLNLDSYNASKLSALAYDPATKKLFFSDTRHRHGHIFSVDLNDEFYHPVVDIVEKKDNETVGSLTYDPVDKTLLWMDGSNRSIRRVKIDHETFHTEEKGDVEILHSFDNSNKPSGLICDPCTRILYWTNVHQSRPTIERSFINGSHPNVLIQNDLFQPMTLDLDVPEQKLYWAQSLRNGSFYIERSFVNGTGREEIYRDVGQIIISLAVGGDYVYWGDYTQKKLWSLRKDGSSSSPVTLGTFRNPPTSIVLRHQPLDCSLLKLAQTEQFIAHESETITIVCLTITSLIIIAVVAIFVFRSWTFRSGRTLLISDKDDDAFPFQDFENGRDCRKMTQQV from the exons ATGCGAATCGAAGTTTTCTCCactttccttatttttgaaGCGGTGGTCAGTCTCAAACACAATG ATTTAATTATTGCTGTTGGCGATACACTTGAGCTTCTCAGTGATGgcaaaacatttgaaacaCTGAATTTAGATTCTTACAACGCGTCGAAGTTGTCGGCCCTCGCGTACGATCCTGCGAccaaaaaactgtttttctcCGACACTCGCCATCGTCACGGCCACATATTCAGCGTTGATCTCAACGACGAATTTTATCATCCTGTTGTCGACATTGTTGAAa aaaaggaTAACGAAACTGTTGGCAGTTTGACGTACGACCCTGTTGATAAAACGCTTTTATGGATGGATGGATCTAATCGATCCATACGTCGCGTAAAGATCGACCATGAAACATTCCATACGGAAGAGAAGGGAGATGTTGAAATTCTGCATTCGTTTGACAATTCAAACAAACCAAGCGGATTAATTTGTGATCCCTGTACAAG AATATTGTACTGGACAAATGTACACCAATCTCGTCCCACTATAGAACGGTCCTTTATCAATGGAAGTCATCCAAACGTTCTCATTCAGAACGATCTGTTCCAGCCGATGACGTTGGATCTCGACGTGCCGGAACAGAAACTCTATTGGGCTCAAAGTCTTCGTAACGGTTCTTTCTACATCGAAAGAAGCTTTGTGAACGGAACGGGAAGAGAAGAAATTTACCGTGATGTTGGCCAAATTATCATCAGTCTCGCC GTGGGTGGTGACTACGTGTATTGGGGAGACTACACTCAAAAGAAGCTGTGGTCCCTTAGAAAAGATGGATCTTCTAGCAGTCCGGTAACTCTTGGAACATTTCGCAATCCACCGACGAGTATTGTATTGCGACATCAACCATTGGATTGCAGTCTGCTGAAACTCGCTCAAACTGAGCAATTCATCGCACATGAATCAGAAACTATAACCATCGTTTGTTTGACTATTACTAGCCTCATCATAATAGCTGTTGTTGctatttttgtatttagaaGTTGGACGTTTAGAAGTGGTAGGACATTGTTGATCTCTGACAAAGATGACGATGCTTTCCCTTTTCAAGATTTTGAGAACGGCAGAGACTGCAGAAAAATGACGCAACAAGTGTAA
- the LOC130693289 gene encoding protein cueball-like, translating to MFSKAGFIFIAFASVTVQCIKHENLIIAVGDELEFLTDGSSYRTLTLDSYNATKLSALAYDATTRRLFFSDLRHRHGHIFSVSLDEESRRPVEDIVERNNNESVDSLAYDPVTKTLLWTDGINRSIRRFQIDYEHVHIDEKDGIEIVHFLENDANPQGLVSDPCTRMLYWTNIHSDRPSIERSLINGTQREIILYSDLLLPNAFDVDVVDQVIYWAEDLKNGHFRIQRSSVDGSETHIFYQGIGDFIVSLTVGDHYIYWSDYGHKKLWSLRKDGSSARPIILRTFRNPAMGVAVFRHQPLNCSLIMSNVHHQELAMENDSLIVTLMILTSLTIVAAVAILIFRFGRLIGCALPFSSNKTEGTFAFQSFQNPVPNNTYKMCERVI from the exons atgttttcaaaagCAGGTTTCATCTTTATCGCATTTGCTAGTGTGACGGTTCAATGTATCAAGCACGAAA ATCTCATCATTGCTGTTGGTGATGAACTCGAATTTCTCACTGATGGAAGCTCGTACCGGACGTTGACGTTGGATTCTTATAACGCAACGAAACTGTCGGCTCTCGCCTACGACGCCACAACACGAAGactctttttctccgacctgcGTCATCGTCACGGCCACATATTCAGCGTGAGTCTGGACGAAGAATCCCGCCGACCAGTTGAAGACATTGTTGAAA GGAATAATAATGAAAGTGTTGATAGCTTAGCCTACGATCCTGTGACTAAAACGCTGTTATGGACGGATGGGATCAATCGATCCATCCGTCGCTTCCAAATCGATTACGAGCACGTTCACATAGACGAAAAGGATGGCATAGAAATCGTGCACTTCTTGGAAAATGATGCTAATCCTCAAGGTTTAGTGTCTGACCCTTGCACGAG GATGTTGTACTGGACAAACATTCACAGTGATCGTCCGTCTATCGAGCGTTCGCTTATCAACGGAACCCAGCGTGAAATTATACTTTATTCAGATTTATTGCTACCAAACGCATTCGATGTGGACGTTGTTGACCAAGTGATTTACTGGGCAGAGGATCTTAAAAACGGACACTTCCGCATTCAAAGAAGCTCTGTCGACGGAAGTGAAACACACATTTTCTATCAGGGCATTGGCGATTTCATCGTCAGTTTAACG GTGGGAGATCACTATATCTATTGGAGCGATTACGGCCATAAGAAGCTATGGTCTCTCCGGAAGGATGGGTCATCTGCACGCCCCATAATCCTCCGTACTTTTCGCAATCCAGCGATGGGTGTGGCAGTGTTTCGTCACCAGCCTTTGAACTGCAGCTTAATTATGTCAAACGTTCATCATCAGGAACTTGCCATGGAAAATGACTCGCTAATTGTAACGTTAATGATCCTTACATCGCTTACGATCGTGGCAGCCGTTGCCATCTTAATCTTTCGGTTCGGACGGCTAATCGGCTGTGCCCTACCATTCTCCTCCAATAAAACAGAAGGCACTTTTGCGTTCCAGAGTTTTCAGAACCCCGTTCCTAATAACACGTACAAAATGTGTGAAAGAGTGATATAG
- the LOC130693286 gene encoding dipeptidase 1-like, giving the protein MTKLSIILVLLFTVEQIRSSPAGRVEQVVLDTYEIKARAVLDRVPLIDGHNDFAMSLRYYARNQVGDLDINDLTTLEPWASSPSSHTDINRLRQGKVGAQFWSAYVGCTTQYKDAVSKTWEQIDVIHRFVDANPTTFEFVTSAQGIEDAFTQGKIGSLIGVEGGHSIDSSLAVLRMMYDMGVRYMTMTHSCATPWADNSQVDNPGGVAVHDGLTPFGKTVVAEMNRLGMLLDLSHVSRKTMRDALETSTAPVIFSHSSAYALCNNTRNVPDDILQLVALNGGIVMVNFFPSFVTCSSTATVQDVANHMDHIRNVAGVDHIGIGADYNGITEVPVGLKDVSEYPNLFAELLARGWAETDLEKVAGLNLLRVLRGAESVRDQMAVTGVKPFDEWIPQADLPAESLPCSTGQVKIDQSSPQ; this is encoded by the exons ATGACGAAATTAAGTATCATCCTAGTCCTTCTATTTACGGTGGAGCAGATTCGGAGCTCTCCGGCCGGCCGAGTCGAACAGGTAGTTCTTGACACGTATGAAATCAAGGCGAGGGCCGTCCTGGATCGTGTGCCTCTCATCGATGG CCACAATGACTTTGCCATGTCCCTACGTTACTATGCAAGGAACCAAGTTGGAGATCTGGACATCAATGATTTAACCACCTTGGAACCGTGGGCCAGTTCCCCTTCGTCACACACGGATATCAATAGACTTCGTCAAGGAAAAGTCGGCGCCCAG TTTTGGTCAGCCTACGTGGGTTGCACAACCCAATACAAGGACGCTGTGTCTAAAACATGGGAACAGATTGACGTCATCCATCGATTTGTGGATGCTAATCCGACTACCTTTGAATTCGTTACATCTGCGCAAG ggATTGAGGACGCGTTCACCCAGGGGAAAATTGGAAGTCTGATTGGAGTTGAAGGTGGCCattcaatcgatagctctttgGCCGTTCTCCGTATGATGTACGACATGGGTGTACGTTACATGACAATGACGCATTCATGTGCTACTCCATG GGCCGATAATTCGCAAGTGGATAATCCAGGCGGTGTAGCTGTTCACGATGGTCTCACACCATTTGGAAAG ACTGTGGTAGCAGAAATGAATCGACTTGGAATGCTACTTGACCTATCGCACGTTTCACGAAAAACAATGAGGGACGCATTGGAAACGAGCACGGCCCCTGTCATATTCTCGCATTCGTCAGCTTATGCGTTATGCAACAATACCCGTAATGTTCCCGACGATATTTTGCAACTTGTGGCTCTAAACGGAGGTATCGTCATGGTAAATTTTTTCCCGAGTTTCGTCACCTGTAGCTCGACGGCAACCGTTCAAGACGTCGCAA ACCATATGGATCATATCCGAAATGTCGCCGGAGTGGATCACATTGGAATCGGTGCCGATTATAACGGCATAACTGA GGTACCTGTAGGACTGAAGGACGTGTCAGAGTATCCGAATTTGTTCGCCGAACTCCTGGCTCGCGGTTGGGCGGAAACCGATCTGGAGAAAGTGGCCGGACTTAATTTGCTACGAGTTCTTAGAGGCGCCGAATCG gtACGGGATCAGATGGCAGTTACGGGAGTGAAGCCGTTTGATGAATGGATTCCGCAAGCGGATCTGCCGGCCGAATCGCTACCTTGTAGCACCGGGCAGGTTAAGATCGACCAATCATCTCCCCAATAA
- the LOC130693278 gene encoding protein cueball-like, whose protein sequence is MQLKASVIFIVFTLGLCTIGSSLQHDDILIAVGDQLGFLTNGSLYRTLTLDSFNASKLSALTYDATTRKLFFSDRRHRNGHIFSIKLDNEARHTVEDIVKKNSNETVESLAYDPVDQMLLWTDGFNRSIRRVQVDHDSVHVEESATVEIVHFLDKEDKPRGLVADPCTRNLYWTNRYMSHPTIERSFLNGSHREVLIKTDLLLPNALDLDVQEQMLYWADNHRKGYFSIERSFVNGTGKQEIYRGIGQFVVSLAVGTDYVYWSDYDHKHIWSLPKDGSSKNPIILRTFRNPVMGVTIFRHQPYDCRVVSVPIENSELPVQQEQLSKYDDADLCLGFCYNNGDCILVNSDLRCSCPVGFSGERCELESGKKDCETFVDSNQFQIIFLICIIITCVILLVIAVMLSVQFMKLTREKQPRVFRRRFLARPNKNENTLPVHDLEDCCNSFAMCERPCAQQQNVNATAKELGWENNGADCSVLLKCEF, encoded by the exons ATGCAATTAAAAGCGTCCGTTATTTTCATCGTTTTCACGCTGGGACTGTGCACGATCGGGAGTAGCCTCCAACACGATG ATATACTCATTGCCGTTGGCGATCAACTTGGATTTCTAACCAATGGAAGCTTGTACCGCACGCTGACGTTAGATTCTTTCAATGCATCAAAGTTGTCAGCCCTAACGTACGATGCCACAACACGGAAGTTATTCTTCTCCGATCGACGACATCGAAACGGTCACATTTTCAGTATCAAACTTGACAACGAAGCACGTCATACTGTGGAAGATATCGTCAAAA aaaacagCAATGAAACTGTGGAGAGTTTGGCGTACGATCCTGTAGATCAAATGCTATTATGGACCGATGGATTTAATCGATCCATCCGTCGTGTTCAAGTCGATCACGACAGCGTTCACGTTGAAGAGAGCGCAACTGTTGAGATTGTGCATTTCTTGGACAAAGAAGATAAACCACGTGGATTGGTGGCCGATCCGTGCACCAG AAATTTATATTGGACAAACCGGTACATGTCCCACCCGACTATTGAACGTTCGTTTCTCAATGGAAGTCATCGAGAAGTTCTCATTAAGACTGATTTGTTGTTGCCCAACGCACTCGACCTGGACGTGCAAGAACAGATGTTGTACTGGGCTGACAATCACCGCAAGGGCTACTTTAGCATCGAAAGAAGCTTCGTGAATGGCAcgggaaaacaagaaatttatcGAGGAATCGGCCAGTTTGTCGTCAGTCTAGCA GTGGGCACTGATTACGTGTACTGGAGCGACTACGATCACAAACACATTTGGTCTTTACCCAAGGATGGATCTTCTAAGAATCCCATCATACTCCGCACATTCCGTAATCCAGTAATGGGCGTCACAATCTTTCGTCATCAACCTTATGATTGCAGAGTAGTTTCTGTTCCAATTGAAAATTCTGAACTGCCTGTCCAGCAAGAACAGCTATCCAAATACGACGATGCTGATTTGTGTTTAGGTTTTTGCTACAATAACGGGGACTGTATTCTTGTTAATTCCGATTTACGTTGCAG TTGTCCGGTCGGATTCAGCGGCGAACGATGTGAATTAGAGTCTGGCAAAAAGGATTGCGAAACTTTCGTTGACAGCAATCAATTCCAGATAATATTTCTGATATGCATAATTATTACGTGCGTGATCTTGCTCGTTATTGCGGTGATGCTCAGTGTTCAATTTATGAAGTTAACGCGTGAGAAGCAACCCCGAGTGTTTCGAAGGAGGTTTCTGGCACGCCctaacaaaaatgaaaacacttTGCCAGTTCATGATTTGGAGGATTGCTGCAATTCATTCGCCATGTGTGAAAGG CCGTGTGCCCAGCAACAGAACGTAAACGCCACAGCAAAGGAGTTAGGCTGGGAAAACAATGGGGCGGATTGTTCTGTTCTGCTCAAATGTGAATTTTGA
- the LOC130693335 gene encoding chitin synthase chs-2-like translates to MAMETARLVDGYDDFSDEEETPLNGPTGEEPRKPWDPFRTKPPKDTTGSLANAAAVEAFSQIAKVIAYIVTFCIFLMGAVIAKGTLLFMTSQIKITDKKPDVQHPYCSTRAGREIEASVSMEERVGWVWAIFFCFLVPEFFMWFRSTRICLFRTWKKPTTMEFSIIATFETLHVIGLALLVYLVLPNLKVVEAVMLTNCVCLVPALLKFFSRFRDGTNERTLPYLLTADSLAILAQLSGLFLWAALNWSATNNVVWILPFSLFFTSFGWWENYVDKDSPFVVIKYLGGIKENLKRTRYFSYVFLTVWKTAVFFVCMLCIDWIFVGSVSHLFDYFYISFHEHPYNVTEIKLPDQATRLTSAVAGSIGSASQTETLTAWPHTAAYVFCIQAGTALACFLAGKFACKIRIQGIGFALPINLSVPTTITLLITFCGLKMGNACMFSDVIPPHLFFECPDGGYLLATLTNQHAWAWVFWIISQAWITSHNWTPKCGRLATTEKLFVYPFYNAFLVDQSMAMSRRRDDEVEVETKQLKQIDSTDVELSQKYGEDVMPSPAMNDSDSEGSDDSAEDRVRPTDHITRIYTCATMWHENTEETVTFLKSIFYLDQDQSSRRLAQQYLRIVDPDYYEIETHIFFDDAFELSDDDDDEMVVNSYVKMLIDCMDEAASFVHQTNVRVRAPKKYPTPYGGRLVWTLPGKTKIICHLKDKQKIRNRKRWSQVMYMYYLLGHKLMELPISVDRKEVIASNTYLLALDGDIDFMPDAVRLLIDLMKRNSNLAAACGRIHPVGSGLMAWYQMFEYAIGHWLQKATEHMIGCVLCSPGCFSLFRGKALMDDNVMAKYTTKSSEARHYVQYDQGEDRWLCTLLLQRGYRVEYCAASDAFTHCPEGFDEFYNQRRRWVPSTTANILDLLGDYESVTKVNDNISFPYICYHIMLMIGTVIGPGTIFLMIVGSWSVAFHVDNWTSFWINLVPILLFIIICLTTKAKFQVFVAQIMSVAYSIVMMAVMVGIILQLSEDGWLSPSGIFLVFTASSFIVAALLHPQEFWCLPCGLIYYLTVPSMYLLLIIYSVCNLNNVSWGTREAPQKKKKSSSADEAAAAAMAAAQKKNKGNALLSFFQQTTKDKPEDEGSVEFSLAGLFKIMCCVHRKPDNGEKHQLLCISESLTTLNKRLDSIERFINPNFSGPRKSFSRGGSTRGSVRGGIPLSSSSGSAKVNDIEMNNLSVVNEMDDEEVYDDYSDDNSENSEMTAMKEERDPLINPYWLEDKALVRGVVDFLTGPEIQFWKDMLEKYLYPIDEDKAEQAKIAAALKDLRNKSVFTFFILNALYVTIVFLMTLEKDKVHIDWPLGIQYNISYEYFDPPGWPTVNVEMTYLQLEPIGMVFLLMFASVMIIQFVAMFFHRFGTLSQIIATTDIKACSKKMDDVSDEAYLEKNAIKIAKELQQLKGADDDEEDKYSDRKDHVSRRRTIHNLQQSQKKTQFTGNLDAAFRKRIDSISANIDSNDPNVRNRLSVRRDTLHKLASRRSTVMNEVRRRSSVAFQAHDAIKARRRSSMAMATNHENDFE, encoded by the exons ATGGCCATGGAGACGGCCAGGTTGGTCGACGGCTACGACGACTTCagcgatgaagaagaaacacCTCTCAACGGGCCAACAGG CGAAGAGCCAAGAAAACCATGGGATCCGTTCCGGACGAAGCCGCCGAAGGACACGACTGGCTCGTTGGCAAACGCGGCTGCTGTGGAAGCCTTTTCTCAAATCGCCAAAGTCATTGCCTACATCGTGACGTTCTGCATTTTTCTAATGGGTGCTGTTATTGCTAAAGGAACTCTCCTCTTCATGACGTCGCAAATTAAAATAACGGATAAGAAACCGGACGTTCAACATCCCTACTGCAGCACCC GTGCCGGAAGAGAAATTGAAGCCTCCGTCAGCATGGAAGAGCGTGTTGGTTGGGTGtgggccattttcttttgtttcctcgtGCCCGAATTCTTCATGTGGTTTCGTTCGACTCGTATTTGCCTCTTCCGCACGTGGAAGAAACCAACCACGATGGAATTCTCTATCATCGCTACGTTTGAAACGTTACACGTTATCGGCTTGGCCCTATTGGTCTACTTGGTCCTGCCTAATTTGAAAGTAGTCGAAGCTGTCATGTTGACCAATTGCGTCTGCCTCGTTCCAGCccttctcaaatttttttcacGCTTCAGAGATGGGACGAACGAACGAACCCTTCCTTATTTGCTAACAGCGGACAGTTTGGCCATCCTCGCCCAGCTGAGTGGCCTTTTTCTGTGGGCGGCGCTCAATTGGTCAGCAACCAACAATGTCGTTTGGATCTTGCCCTTTTCTCTGTTCTTCACGTCGTTCGGATGGTGGGAGAATTACGTGGATAAAGACTCACCTTTCG TCGTTATCAAATACCTGGGAGGAATCAAAGAGAATTTGAAACGGACTCGCTATTTCAGCTACGTGTTCTTGACCGTTTGGAAGACCGCGGTTTTCTTCGTTTGCATGTTGTGCATCGATTGGATCTTTGTCGGATCGGTGAGCCACTTGTTCGACTATTTTTACATCTCTTTCCACGAACACCCGTACAACGTGACCGAGATTAAACTGCCTGATCAAGCGACGCGATTGACAAGTGCAGTGGCCGGATCGATAGGAAGTGCGTCCCAAACCGAAACTCTGACCGCCTGGCCCCATACGGCCGCTTACGTTTTCTGCATTCAAGCCGGAACGGCTTTGGCTTGTTTCTTGGCCGGGAAATTCGCTTGTAAAATCCGTATCCAGGGAATCGGTTTCGCTCTGCCCATCAACCTGTCCGTACCTACGACCATCACTCTGCTGATTACTTTCTGCGGATTGAAAATGGGCAACGCCTGCATGTTCTCCGACGTCATTCCGCCCCATTTGTTCTTCGAATGCCCCGACGGTGGTTACCTGCTGGCCACGTTGACCAACCAACACGCCTGGGCGTGGGTCTTTTGGATCATTTCTCAGGCGTGGATCACGTCCCACAATTGGACCCCGAAATGCGGAAGACTCGCAACCACCGAGAAGCTCTTCGTCTACCCGTTTTACAATGCGTTCCTAGTTGACCAATCGATGGCGATGAGTAGGAGACGTGACGATGAAGTCGAAGTTGAgaccaaacaattgaaacaaatcGATTCGACTGATGTGGAGTTGAGTCAAAAGTACGGCGAGGATGTGATGCCTAGCCCGGCCATGAACGATTCGGACTCGGAGGGCAGTGATGATTCGGCTGAAGATCGAGTTAGACCTACCGATCACATCACTCGCATCTACACTTGCGCTACTATGTGGCACGAAAACACGGAAGAAACGGTCACTTTCTTAAAGTCAATCTTTTACCTGGATCAGGATCAAAGTTCCAGGAGATTAGCTCAACAATACTTGAGG ATTGTCGATCCGGATTACTACGAAATTGAGACGCACATCTTTTTCGACGACGCGTTCGAGCTGAGcgacgacgatgatgacgaaatGGTTGTCAACTCTTACGTGAAAATGTTGATCGACTGCATGGACGAGGCGGCTAGCTTCGTCCACCAGACGAACGTCCGCGTTCGGGCGCCCAAAAAGTACCCAACACCTTACGGAGGTCGTCTAGTTTGGACTCTGCCGggcaaaacgaaaatcatTTGCCATTTGAAAGACAAACAGAAGATTCGCAACAGGAAGAGATGGAGTCAG GTTATGTACATGTACTACCTGCTGGGACACAAACTGATGGAACTGCCCATCTCTGTGGATCGCAAGGAAGTCATCGCTAGCAACACTTACTTGCTGGCCCTCGACGGCGACATTGACTTTATGCCCGACGCTGTCCGACTACTCATTGACTTGATGAAGAGAAATTCCAACTTGGCCGCTGCTTGCGGTCGCATTCATCCTGTCGGATCAG GTTTAATGGCCTGGTATCAAATGTTCGAGTACGCTATCGGCCATTGGCTCCAGAAAGCCACCGAGCACATGATTGGCTGCGTGTTGTGCAGTCCCGGATGCTTCTCCCTCTTCCGCGGCAAAGCTCTGATGGACGACAACGTTATGGCCAAATACACGACTAAATCGAGCGAAGCCCGTCACTACGTCCAGTACGATCAGGGCGAAGATCGTTGGCTGTGTACCCTCTTGCTCCAAAGAGGCTACCGTGTCGAATACTGCGCAGCTAGCGATGCCTTCACTCACTGCCCGGAAGGATTCGATGAATTTTACAATCAACGTCGTCGTTGGGTTCCCTCCACAACGGCCAACATCCTCGATCTTTTGGGCGATTACGAGAGCGTCACCAAAGTGAATGACAACATTTCATTCCCTTACATTTGCTATCAC ATTATGCTGATGATTGGAACAGTTATCGGACCTGGAACTATTTTCCTTATGATCGTCGGTTCTTGGAGTGTAGCTTTCCACGTTGACAACTGGACAAGTTTCTGGATCAATTTAGTGCCCATCTTGCTTTTCATCATTATTTGCCTAACAACGAAAGCCAAATTCCAG GTGTTTGTTGCCCAGATTATGAGCGTCGCTTATTCGATTGTCATGATGGCCGTCATGGTGGGCATCATCCTGCAGTTATCCGAAGATGGATGGCTATCGCCGTCGGGCATCTTCTTGGTCTTTACGGCCTCCAGTTTCATCGTGGCCGCCTTGTTACATCCCCAAGAATTCTGGTGTTTGCCTTGCGGTCTTATCTATTACTTGACCGTACCCTCCATGTATTTGTTGCTCATCATTTACTCGGTCTGCAACCTGAACAACGTCTCATGGGGAACGCGTGAAGCCCctcagaagaagaagaaatcaagcAGCGCCGATGAGGCCGCAGCGGCCGCTATGGCGGCAGCTCAGAAGAAGAACAAGGGCAACGCTTTGTTGAGCTTCTTCCAACAGACGACAAAAGACAAGCCAGAAGACGAAGGATCAGTCGAGTTCTCTTTGGCCGGCCTCTTCAAAATTATGTGCTGCGTCCACCGCAAGCCGGACAACGGCGAGAAACATCAACTGCTTTGCATATCCGAATCGCTGACAACTCTTAATAAGAGATTGGACAGTATCGAGAG GTTTATTAATCCCAACTTCTCCGGACCTCGCAAGAGTTTCTCACGAGGCGGTTCGACCAGAGGATCCGTCCGCGGCGGAATTCCGCTATCGTCGTCTTCGGGCAGTGCCAAAGTCAATGACATTGAAATGAATAATTTGAGCGTTGTCAACGAGATGGACGACGAGGAAGTGTACGACGATTACAGCGATGATAACAGCGAAAATAGCGAAATGACag CTATGAAAGAGGAGCGAGATCCTCTTATCAATCCTTACTGGCTGGAAGATAAGGCCCTCGTGCGGGGTGTCGTGGATTTCCTCACCGGACCTGAAATTCAATTCTGGAAGGATATGCTCGAAAAGTATTTGTACCCAATCGATGAAGACAAAGCCGAACAG gctaAAATCGCTGCGGCACTCAAGGACCTCCGCAACAAGTCCgtgtttacatttttcattctaaaCGCGCTGTACGTGACGATTGTCTTCCTGATGACCCTGGAGAAAGACAAAGTGCATATTGATTGGCCCCTCGGCATTCAATACAACATCAGCTACGAGTATTTCGATCCTCCAGGCTGGCCAACG gTTAATGTTGAAATGACGTATCTACAACTCGAACCTATTGGTATGGTCTTCCTTTTGATGTTCGCCTCGGTCATGATTATCCAGTTCGTCGCCATGTTCTTCCATCGTTTTGGAACACTCTCTCAAATCATTGCCACCACCGATATCAAGGCCTGCAGTAAAAAG ATGGACGACGTATCGGACGAAGCCTACCTGGAGAAGAACGCTATTAAGATCGCCAAAGAATTGCAACAATTAAAAGGCGCAGACGATGACGAAGAGGACAAATATTCCGATCGCAAAGATCACGTTAGCCGCCGGCGTACTATCCACAATTTGCAACAATCGCAGAAGAAGACCCAATTCACGGGCAACTTGGACGCCGCCTTCCGTAAACGTATCGATTCAATCAGCGCGAATATCGATTCCAATg ATCCGAACGTGAGGAATAGACTGTCGGTACGAAGAGACACGCTGCACAAGTTGGCCAGCCGTCGTAGTACGGTCATGAACGAAGTCAGGCGAAGATCATCCGTCGCGTTCCAGGCGCACGACGCCATAAAAGCGCGTCGCCGATCCAGTATGGCCATGGCAACCAATCACGAAAACGATTTCGAATAA